From the Lathyrus oleraceus cultivar Zhongwan6 chromosome 4, CAAS_Psat_ZW6_1.0, whole genome shotgun sequence genome, one window contains:
- the LOC127137519 gene encoding U11/U12 small nuclear ribonucleoprotein 31 kDa protein — protein sequence MSSKKKHKRKHSDSDEDDDVFYYRYCASSSTPNTTTGTTSSNQPQSKPNNKGSSIGGTGEPLAPSKSTLYVSNLDYSLTNSDLHTLFSTFGRIARVTVLKDRHTRLSRGVAFVQFVSRNDAQRAVAEMNKKILNGRTLTASIAADNGRAPEFIRKRVYNTETALCYECGGHGHLSYECPKNQLGPRPRPQPKKPRWGFSGLRDRDGEEEGDEEEEEGGQIAAEQFDDNWASVVDDEAGERLLGRNRNDDEGLDNNKTKKKGKKAGYFSDESDHDDDD from the coding sequence ATGTCAAGCAAGAAGAAACACAAACGAAAACACAGCGACAGCGATGAAGACGACGACGTTTTCTACTACCGCTACTGCGCTTCGTCCTCAACCCCCAACACCACCACCGGCACCACATCCAGTAATCAACCCCAATCAAAACCGAACAACAAAGGATCATCAATAGGAGGAACAGGTGAACCCTTAGCACCATCAAAATCGACGCTATACGTTTCTAATCTAGATTACTCCCTAACAAACTCCGATCTCCATACGCTCTTCTCTACTTTCGGCCGCATCGCGCGTGTAACCGTTCTCAAAGACCGTCACACGCGCCTAAGCCGCGGTGTCGCGTTTGTTCAATTCGTTTCTCGTAATGACGCCCAACGCGCCGTGGCGGAGATGAATAAGAAGATTCTCAATGGAAGGACTCTAACTGCTTCTATTGCTGCTGATAATGGACGTGCTCCGGAGTTTATTCGGAAGCGCGTGTACAATACTGAGACTGCTTTGTGTTATGAGTGTGGGGGGCATGGTCATTTGTCGTATGAGTGTCCTAAGAATCAGTTGGGGCCGAGGCCGCGGCCTCAGCCTAAGAAGCCGCGATGGGGATTTAGTGGGCTGAGGGATAGGGATGGGGAGGAGGAAGGTgatgaggaggaggaggagggtGGTCAGATTGCTGCGGAGCAGTTTGACGATAATTGGGCTTCTGTTGTGGATGATGAAGCGGGTGAAAGGTTGCTGGGGAGAAACAGAAATGATGATGAGGGTTTGGACAACAACAAGACgaagaagaaagggaagaaaGCTGGGTATTTCAGTGATGAGAgtgatcatgatgatgatgattga